A stretch of DNA from Campylobacter concisus:
ACTTTTAGTTTTATTTATTAGTTTGTCTAATCTATTATAAATTATAAAATAATAGACTGGCTCAATCGATCACTTGTTTAGATTTCAAAGATTGACTAATAGTTTAACAATTGTAAGTTAAAAGAACAACGATAAAAAGAAAAGGCTTTATTAACCAATGAAGTTAAAGGTGGTTTCTCGTTTCGTGAGCTGGAATTATATATGAGCAATACTTAAAGATAGTTGAAATAATTAGGGAATTTGAGAAAAATTGTTAGGCGCTTAAAAATTTTAAAGTATGTATTTTTATTAGTAGGCTTAAGGGTTTAGTTTTTGAAGTATAAATTTGGAGAGTTTTTGCTCTCCATTATAATTAAGCATTAAATTATGTAAACTTTTACACAATGTTATTAATAAGCCGCGATAAGCTCTATTTCCACAAGCGCATCTTTTGGCAAGGTTTTAACGGCTACTGTGCTTCTGGCAGGATAAGGCTCTTTAAAAAATTTAGCATACACAGTATTTACTTTAACAAAATCTGCCATATCCGCTAGAAATATTGTAGTCTTTACAGCATTATCAAAAGTAAGCCCTGCTTCAGCCAAGATATTTTTTAAATTTTCAAGAGATTGCTCAGCTTGAGCTTCTACGCTACTACCTGCAAACTCACCCGCTGGTGTGACACCAAGCTGACCTGAGATAAATAAAAATCCATTTGCGCTAATAGCTTGAGAATATGGCCCAATCGCTTGTGGAGCATTTTTTGTTGAGATTTGTTTTTTCATATTTTCTCCTTTTGAAATTTTTTAAAATCCTACTATA
This window harbors:
- a CDS encoding RidA family protein; amino-acid sequence: MKKQISTKNAPQAIGPYSQAISANGFLFISGQLGVTPAGEFAGSSVEAQAEQSLENLKNILAEAGLTFDNAVKTTIFLADMADFVKVNTVYAKFFKEPYPARSTVAVKTLPKDALVEIELIAAY